The following are from one region of the Archangium lipolyticum genome:
- the mutY gene encoding A/G-specific adenine glycosylase, with translation MSPQRKRKEPATAPLVEPGRRESLRSRLLEWYDRQKRDLPWRRTRDPYAIWLSEVMLQQTQVSTVIPYWERFLQRFPTVESLAAAPLPDVLAAWRGLGYYSRARNLHRAAQEVVARFGGRLPSTAAELLTLPGFGRYTSGAVASIAFGEPAPLVDGNVARVLSRIFEVEGAPGDRVREARLWALATEFVHGERPGDFNQALMEHGATVCRPESPLCLLCPVREECLAYRHGRVDELPPARVRAAPKRMTLAVAVWAHQGRLLLARRAEKGLFGGLWELPAAEVEDDTPDTSSAAKLAEALGVDVEMRGHLGTVRRQLTHRALSLRLLRVTGPAHPSHAPAFRELRWCTPGEAASLGMSTAMHKALEAAVAAGVLEG, from the coding sequence ATGAGCCCCCAGCGCAAGCGCAAGGAGCCCGCCACCGCGCCCCTCGTCGAGCCCGGACGCCGCGAGTCCCTGCGCTCCCGGCTGCTCGAGTGGTACGACCGGCAGAAGCGCGACCTGCCCTGGCGCCGCACGCGCGACCCGTACGCCATCTGGCTCAGCGAGGTGATGCTGCAGCAGACACAGGTGTCCACGGTGATTCCGTACTGGGAGCGCTTCCTCCAGCGCTTCCCCACGGTGGAGTCCCTCGCCGCCGCGCCACTGCCGGACGTGCTCGCCGCATGGCGGGGGCTCGGCTACTACTCGCGCGCGCGCAACCTGCACCGCGCCGCCCAGGAGGTGGTGGCCCGCTTCGGCGGCAGGCTTCCCTCCACCGCCGCCGAGCTGCTCACCCTCCCCGGCTTCGGCCGCTACACCTCGGGCGCCGTGGCCTCCATCGCCTTCGGAGAGCCCGCGCCGCTGGTGGATGGCAACGTGGCCCGCGTCCTCTCCCGCATCTTCGAAGTCGAGGGCGCTCCCGGCGACCGCGTCCGCGAGGCCCGGCTGTGGGCGCTCGCCACGGAGTTCGTCCACGGCGAGCGGCCCGGAGACTTCAACCAGGCCCTCATGGAGCACGGCGCCACCGTGTGCCGCCCGGAGAGCCCCCTGTGCCTGCTGTGCCCCGTGCGCGAGGAGTGCCTCGCGTACCGCCACGGCCGCGTGGACGAGCTGCCTCCCGCCCGGGTGCGAGCCGCACCCAAACGGATGACCCTGGCCGTGGCCGTCTGGGCCCACCAGGGCCGGTTGCTGCTCGCGCGACGCGCGGAGAAGGGCCTCTTCGGTGGTCTCTGGGAGCTGCCCGCCGCAGAGGTGGAAGACGATACGCCCGACACCAGCTCCGCCGCGAAGCTCGCCGAGGCACTCGGCGTGGACGTCGAGATGCGAGGCCACCTCGGTACCGTGCGCCGGCAGCTCACCCACCGTGCCCTCTCCCTGCGCCTGCTGCGCGTGACGGGACCGGCGCACCCCTCCCACGCTCCCGCCTTCCGTGAGCTGCGCTGGTGCACACCCGGCGAGGCCGCCTCGCTCGGGATGAGCACCGCCATGCACAAGGCCCTCGAGGCCGCCGTCGCCGCTGGCGTCCTCGAGGGCTGA
- a CDS encoding SDR family oxidoreductase, with translation MATRDFQEKVVLITGASSGIGRAAAKAYAAQGAHIVLAARRESQLRDAAREVEALGVRALPIRCDITREEDVASLVRETEATFGGLDILVNNAGLGLYGPVEGFSEEQLRQVFEINFFGLVRVTRAALPLLRKRAPGSQVVNVSSVLGHRGLPLLGGYGSSKAAVNLLTESLRAELSTEGISVLLVSPGLTETGFRDSRLNAEGWKQDAIPLNAMSSEAVAAAMVRASRRKRRETVLTLPGRVMVLANRWMPGLFDRVARRIANPAKTP, from the coding sequence ATGGCGACCAGAGACTTTCAGGAGAAGGTGGTGCTCATCACCGGCGCCTCCAGCGGCATCGGCCGCGCGGCGGCGAAGGCCTACGCCGCCCAGGGGGCCCACATCGTGCTCGCCGCCCGCCGGGAGTCCCAGTTGCGGGACGCCGCGCGCGAGGTGGAAGCACTCGGCGTGCGGGCGCTCCCCATACGCTGCGACATCACCCGTGAGGAGGACGTGGCCAGTCTCGTGCGCGAGACGGAGGCCACGTTCGGCGGGCTGGACATCCTCGTCAACAACGCGGGGCTCGGTCTCTACGGCCCCGTCGAGGGCTTCAGCGAGGAGCAGCTCCGCCAGGTGTTCGAGATCAACTTCTTCGGCCTGGTGCGTGTCACCCGCGCCGCCCTGCCCCTGCTGCGCAAGCGCGCCCCGGGCTCGCAGGTGGTCAACGTCAGCTCCGTGCTGGGCCACCGGGGCCTGCCGCTGCTCGGTGGTTACGGCTCTTCCAAGGCCGCGGTGAACCTCCTCACCGAGTCCCTGCGCGCCGAGCTCTCCACCGAGGGCATCTCCGTGCTGCTCGTGTCCCCGGGCCTCACCGAGACCGGGTTCCGCGACTCCCGCCTCAACGCCGAGGGATGGAAGCAGGACGCCATCCCATTGAACGCGATGAGCTCCGAGGCCGTGGCCGCCGCCATGGTGCGCGCCAGCCGCCGCAAGCGCCGGGAGACCGTGCTCACCCTGCCCGGGCGCGTGATGGTGCTCGCCAACCGGTGGATGCCCGGCCTCTTCGACCGCGTGGCGCGCCGCATCGCGAATCCCGCGAAGACGCCATGA
- a CDS encoding PD-(D/E)XK nuclease family protein, with product MARTFSNDFSWSKSRHEKLQECSRAYYFYYYRSWGGWESGAPQEVRELYVLKKLSNRYAWAGSVVHDAIKDALLDWRAGREVEPSKVEARALELMRKDFRYSREKGYRTQKYRKTFSGLVEHEYEEPVPDDAWKQNAETVRSALAWFFASRWPALAKGLKPAQWLEVDAGAEFSTFTLDGVKVFAIPDFAYVDADGSPVVVDWKTGKARDGYDEQVLGYALYVSQRYRLPLEKVRASLVYLNDGVEHEVQVDRDAVEGFKARFAQSVARMRELLVNPATNTPKDESAFPQTDDLSSCTRCAFRRPCGREAAAAKVA from the coding sequence ATGGCACGTACCTTCAGCAACGACTTCTCCTGGTCCAAGAGCCGGCACGAGAAGCTCCAGGAGTGCTCCCGGGCGTACTACTTCTACTACTACCGCTCCTGGGGCGGCTGGGAGTCGGGGGCGCCCCAGGAGGTGCGTGAGCTGTACGTGCTGAAGAAGCTGAGCAACCGCTATGCGTGGGCGGGCAGCGTGGTGCACGACGCCATCAAGGACGCGCTGCTGGACTGGCGGGCGGGGCGCGAGGTGGAGCCGTCCAAGGTGGAGGCGCGGGCGCTCGAGCTGATGCGCAAGGACTTCCGCTACTCGCGCGAGAAGGGGTACCGGACGCAGAAGTACCGCAAGACGTTCTCGGGCCTGGTGGAGCACGAGTACGAGGAGCCGGTGCCGGACGATGCGTGGAAGCAGAACGCGGAGACGGTGCGCTCGGCGCTGGCGTGGTTCTTCGCCTCGCGCTGGCCGGCGCTGGCGAAAGGGCTGAAGCCGGCGCAGTGGCTGGAGGTGGACGCGGGGGCCGAGTTCTCCACCTTCACCTTGGACGGGGTGAAGGTCTTCGCCATCCCCGACTTCGCGTACGTGGACGCGGACGGCTCGCCAGTGGTGGTGGACTGGAAGACGGGGAAGGCGAGGGACGGGTACGACGAGCAGGTGCTGGGCTACGCGTTGTACGTGTCCCAGCGCTACCGGCTGCCGCTGGAGAAGGTGCGCGCGTCGCTGGTGTACCTGAACGACGGGGTGGAGCACGAGGTGCAGGTGGACCGCGACGCGGTGGAGGGCTTCAAGGCCCGCTTCGCGCAGAGCGTGGCGCGCATGCGCGAGCTGCTGGTGAATCCGGCCACCAACACGCCGAAGGACGAGTCCGCCTTCCCCCAGACGGACGACCTGTCCTCGTGCACCCGCTGCGCCTTCCGCCGCCCCTGTGGCCGCGAGGCGGCGGCGGCGAAGGTGGCCTGA
- a CDS encoding pentapeptide repeat-containing protein → MDPRAHRRHLILLLLLSGPGLSACRGESEQERQQKALQKTVQQLLETRECTGCDLTGAQLEGADLEGARLAGAKLENAKLSRARLGNADLSGASLGGADARGANLRGARVDGASFGAARFQGAILEGLDLRKVTELPSANFEGANLRGVNLEGASLTGTGGTYRRSEPSHAYSLSAGGGWLVRADFTGAKLRFTVLARCNLEEAIFRDADLRDADLTHANLKNVELQGARLSEAIWEDGRTCAAGSQGGCRPNSR, encoded by the coding sequence ATGGACCCTCGTGCCCACCGGCGACACCTGATTCTCCTGTTGCTGCTGTCCGGGCCGGGCCTGTCCGCGTGTCGCGGTGAGTCCGAGCAGGAGCGCCAGCAGAAGGCGCTCCAGAAGACCGTCCAGCAACTGCTGGAGACGCGGGAGTGCACGGGCTGCGATCTCACGGGCGCCCAGCTCGAGGGGGCGGACCTGGAGGGGGCACGGCTGGCGGGCGCGAAGCTGGAGAACGCGAAACTCTCCCGGGCCCGCCTGGGCAACGCGGACCTGAGCGGCGCTTCCCTGGGGGGAGCCGATGCACGAGGGGCCAACTTGCGCGGCGCGCGGGTGGACGGCGCTTCCTTCGGGGCCGCGCGATTCCAGGGCGCCATCCTGGAGGGCCTCGATCTGCGCAAGGTGACGGAGCTGCCCTCGGCCAACTTCGAGGGGGCCAACCTCCGCGGCGTCAATCTGGAGGGAGCGAGCCTCACGGGAACGGGCGGAACCTACCGTCGCAGCGAGCCCTCACACGCCTACTCCCTGTCGGCCGGAGGTGGGTGGCTCGTGCGCGCGGACTTCACCGGGGCGAAGCTCCGCTTCACCGTCCTGGCCCGATGCAACCTCGAGGAGGCCATCTTCCGGGACGCCGATCTGCGCGACGCGGACCTGACACACGCCAACCTGAAGAACGTGGAGCTCCAGGGGGCCCGGTTGTCGGAGGCCATCTGGGAGGACGGGCGCACGTGCGCCGCCGGCTCCCAGGGCGGTTGCCGCCCCAACTCCCGGTGA
- a CDS encoding tRNA threonylcarbamoyladenosine dehydratase, whose amino-acid sequence MNPQPTPPETVPATAGTPASSEEARPFKLHRRFDRTGRLLGDPAMERLSNARVVVFGLGGVGSYAAEGLVRSGIGHLTLVDFDTVCVTNANRQLHATAKTVGKPKAELMAQRCKDINPDAHVEGLREFYRDELADQLLAPGSYDYVVDAIDNVKAKLHLLHRCVSLGIPVVSSMGAAGRLDPTSIRVEDLCETHMDPFAKDIRKLLKRKYGVPTERPTGITAVYSIEARRDPLSLRYDSDDGFMCVCPNDNDFHTCERRTQIDGSVAFVTSVFGMNAAGVVVRRLSLGR is encoded by the coding sequence ATGAATCCGCAGCCCACTCCCCCAGAGACCGTCCCCGCCACCGCTGGCACCCCCGCCTCCTCGGAGGAGGCCAGGCCCTTCAAGCTGCACCGGCGCTTCGACCGCACCGGACGCCTGCTCGGAGACCCGGCGATGGAGCGGCTGTCCAACGCCCGCGTGGTGGTGTTCGGCCTGGGCGGCGTGGGCAGCTATGCCGCCGAGGGCCTCGTGCGCAGCGGCATCGGACACCTTACGCTGGTGGACTTCGACACCGTGTGCGTGACCAACGCCAACCGGCAGCTCCACGCCACCGCGAAGACGGTGGGCAAGCCCAAGGCGGAGCTGATGGCGCAGCGCTGCAAGGACATCAACCCGGACGCCCACGTCGAGGGCCTGCGCGAGTTCTACCGCGACGAGCTGGCCGATCAGCTGCTCGCCCCGGGCAGCTACGACTACGTGGTGGACGCCATCGACAACGTGAAGGCGAAGCTGCACCTGCTCCACCGCTGCGTCAGCCTGGGCATCCCCGTGGTGAGCTCCATGGGCGCGGCGGGCCGGTTGGACCCCACGTCCATCCGCGTGGAGGACCTGTGCGAGACGCACATGGACCCGTTCGCCAAGGACATCCGCAAGCTGCTCAAGCGCAAGTACGGCGTGCCCACCGAGCGGCCCACGGGCATCACCGCCGTGTACTCCATCGAGGCGCGGAGGGATCCGCTGTCCCTGCGCTACGACTCGGACGACGGCTTCATGTGCGTGTGCCCCAACGACAACGACTTCCACACCTGCGAGCGCCGCACGCAGATCGACGGCAGCGTGGCCTTCGTCACCTCCGTGTTCGGCATGAACGCGGCGGGCGTCGTGGTGCGGCGCCTGTCGCTGGGGCGTTGA
- a CDS encoding TatD family hydrolase yields the protein MIDTHCHLDATRFDPDRHEVLDRAWAAGLHGILVPGVGPENWEPLLAMSRAEPRLQVGLGIHPQLLPDIPPEQDEEHLERLDALLARGGAIAVGECGLDGPSAAGAPMERQVAVLKRHLELARKHGLPVLMHCFRAHPALIELFKQEPLPEAGVLMHSYGGGADLARFYIQKGCYFSFAGPVTWAEARKPLDALRVIPPDRLMAETDAPDQAPTPHRGQRSEPGYLPRVIEGMARVLGEPVEALAQRTTENARRLFREAFPPPSL from the coding sequence ATGATTGACACCCACTGCCACCTCGACGCGACGCGTTTCGATCCGGACCGCCACGAAGTGCTCGACCGCGCCTGGGCCGCCGGGCTGCACGGCATCCTCGTGCCCGGCGTGGGCCCGGAGAACTGGGAGCCCCTGCTCGCCATGTCCCGCGCCGAGCCACGCCTCCAGGTGGGGCTCGGCATCCACCCCCAGCTGCTCCCGGACATCCCTCCCGAGCAGGACGAGGAGCACCTCGAGCGGCTGGACGCGCTGCTCGCCCGGGGCGGGGCCATCGCCGTGGGCGAGTGTGGACTGGACGGCCCTTCGGCCGCGGGCGCGCCCATGGAGCGGCAGGTGGCGGTGCTGAAGCGGCACCTGGAGCTGGCGCGCAAGCACGGCCTGCCCGTGCTGATGCACTGCTTCCGCGCGCACCCCGCCCTCATCGAGCTCTTCAAGCAGGAGCCCCTGCCCGAGGCCGGCGTGCTGATGCACAGCTACGGCGGGGGGGCGGACCTGGCGCGCTTCTACATCCAGAAAGGCTGTTATTTCTCCTTCGCGGGCCCCGTCACCTGGGCCGAGGCGCGCAAGCCGCTGGACGCCCTGCGGGTCATCCCCCCCGACCGGCTCATGGCGGAGACGGACGCCCCGGATCAGGCCCCCACCCCCCACCGGGGACAGCGCTCCGAGCCGGGATACCTGCCGCGCGTCATCGAGGGGATGGCCCGGGTGCTGGGAGAGCCGGTGGAGGCGCTCGCCCAGCGGACGACCGAGAACGCCCGCCGCCTGTTCCGGGAAGCCTTTCCACCTCCTTCGCTGTAG
- a CDS encoding TolB family protein, producing the protein MGKRVVLGVLMGALMVVSTGCSEECVDAFDCTNKKGTPGQGKKWACVENECVTQDDTPQPGHGDAGTQTDAGTQTDAGTQTDAGTEVDAGTQTDAGTEVDAGTMTLQEGAACSNTNSCMAGLYCDGSGGSRTCQPLHIAVTRKLSGANTTEAVVVRYKTPGSNPATGTSDVTKLSEGTGQSRFPRWNKDGTAVAFVDASGNTVTLVTRNIPLVAAQKTELTTATAAGTSDFRYMEWAPSASIAWATQTGASVSGISTIPGTGGDVQTLSTAGVFPSWAADGTSLAYSSGGVGLLTRAPGAASGTPVTGAGAQSEQPLHNAANNILLYLSVDTSKPASEQTEQFGTDAVPLSQLYTIAASGGTPELIAATTEVDATNAAGPVRTYIANHTWSPVGTHVAYVRVFYVKTAAGGVICSGTADCGGRQGNAIYVRGIGTDGKPTGSELLLANEATLPSFSPDGRFIAYSSGGRLRVQQINPAATDEASLKVGDVITHTWPNSTVSTGGGDDDRPRWQPRGP; encoded by the coding sequence ATGGGAAAGCGTGTGGTCCTCGGCGTGCTCATGGGTGCGCTGATGGTGGTGTCGACCGGTTGTTCCGAGGAGTGCGTCGATGCGTTCGACTGCACCAACAAGAAGGGGACGCCGGGCCAGGGGAAGAAGTGGGCCTGTGTCGAGAACGAGTGTGTCACCCAGGACGACACGCCGCAGCCGGGGCATGGTGACGCGGGAACGCAGACCGATGCCGGTACCCAGACGGACGCGGGCACGCAGACCGATGCAGGTACGGAGGTGGACGCGGGCACGCAGACCGATGCCGGTACGGAGGTGGACGCGGGCACGATGACCCTCCAGGAGGGCGCGGCCTGCTCGAACACCAACAGCTGCATGGCGGGCCTGTACTGCGACGGGTCGGGTGGCTCCAGGACGTGCCAGCCGCTCCACATCGCGGTGACGCGGAAGCTGTCGGGCGCCAATACGACCGAGGCGGTGGTCGTGCGCTACAAGACCCCCGGCAGCAATCCGGCCACCGGGACTTCCGATGTGACGAAGCTCAGCGAGGGCACTGGCCAGAGCCGGTTCCCCCGCTGGAACAAGGACGGCACCGCGGTGGCGTTCGTGGATGCGTCTGGCAACACCGTGACGCTCGTCACCCGGAACATCCCGCTCGTGGCGGCGCAGAAGACCGAGCTGACCACGGCCACCGCCGCCGGCACCTCCGACTTCCGCTACATGGAGTGGGCGCCCTCGGCCTCCATCGCCTGGGCCACCCAGACGGGGGCGAGCGTCTCGGGCATCTCCACCATTCCCGGGACGGGTGGAGACGTGCAGACGCTCTCCACCGCCGGCGTGTTCCCCTCGTGGGCGGCGGATGGCACCAGCCTCGCCTACAGCTCTGGTGGCGTGGGCCTGCTGACCCGGGCGCCTGGCGCCGCCTCGGGCACCCCCGTCACCGGCGCGGGCGCGCAGAGTGAGCAGCCCCTGCACAACGCGGCGAACAACATCCTGCTCTACCTGTCCGTGGACACGAGCAAGCCGGCGTCGGAGCAGACCGAGCAGTTCGGCACGGACGCGGTGCCGCTCAGCCAGCTCTACACCATCGCCGCCAGCGGCGGGACGCCCGAGCTCATCGCGGCCACCACCGAGGTGGATGCCACGAATGCCGCCGGGCCGGTCAGGACGTACATCGCCAACCACACCTGGTCGCCGGTCGGGACGCATGTCGCCTACGTCCGGGTCTTCTACGTCAAGACGGCCGCGGGTGGTGTCATCTGCAGCGGTACCGCCGACTGCGGAGGACGGCAGGGCAACGCCATCTACGTGCGGGGCATCGGGACCGATGGAAAGCCCACGGGCAGCGAGCTGCTGCTGGCGAACGAGGCGACCCTGCCGTCGTTCTCTCCGGACGGGCGGTTCATCGCCTACTCCTCCGGCGGCAGACTGCGGGTCCAACAGATCAACCCCGCGGCCACGGACGAGGCCTCGCTCAAGGTGGGCGACGTCATCACCCATACCTGGCCGAACAGCACCGTCTCGACGGGTGGCGGCGATGACGACCGCCCGCGCTGGCAGCCGCGTGGCCCGTAG